The genomic interval TCGATCGCAGACAGACCCGTCGCCATCGATACGCCAATCACCACCGTCATCAGCCCCACCGCCTGGGTAATGATCTGCTGCATTGACTTTGGCAGTCGGCTGCGCAGCATCAGCCCCAGAGCCGTGCCCAGCAAAACAGTGGCGACGTTGATCCAGGTGCCGCTGGTGGTTGCCCACAGGTTGAGCATAGAGAGTCCTCATGACGAACTAAATAAAGTGCAAAATTCAAAGTACAAAATTTTGAATATTCATTTTTGAACCCATCCCCACCCCACAAATACCAACTCCACCCACCTACCCACCCATCTACCCATCCACCCACCCACCTGCCTACCCATCCACCCACCCACCCCTCCCCCATCCGCGTTATTCTCCAAGCAGACCCATTTCCCTGGAGACTATCATGGCCGTACCCGTCAGCCTGATTCAGGCCCAGTCCTACGATCGCGATGACCTGGCGCGCGCACTCGCCCAGGTGCTAGAACCGCTGGGGGGCATGGCGGCCTTTGTCAAACCGGGCGATCGGGTGCTGCTCAAGCCCAACCTGCTGACCGGCTCCCGCCCCGCCAACGAATGCACCACTCGACCTGAACTGGTTTACGCCGTGGCCCAGCAGGTGCAGGCCGCAGGCGGCAAACCCTTTTTGGGCGATAGCCCCGCCTTTGGCAGCGCCTATGGGGTGGCCAAGGCAAATGGGTTATTGCCCCTGGCCCAGGCGCTCGACCTGCCCATCGTAGAGTTACACGGGCAGCGGTACCCCACCGAAAGCCCCGCGTTCGACCACCTGCGGGTTTCGAAAGAAGCGATGGAGGCCGATGTGGTGATCAACCTGCCCAAGGTCAAGTCCCACGTGCAGCTCACCCTAACCCTGGGGGTGAAGAACCTGTTTGGCTGCGTGCCCGGCAAAATGAAGGCCTGGTGGCACATGGAGGCCGGTAAAGACGTGCAGCGCTTTGGCTCTATGCTGGTGGAAACCGCCCGGCTAATTGACCCCGAACTAACGATTGTCGATGGCATTGTGGGGCACGAGGGCAATGGTCCCAGCGGTGGGGAACCCAGGGCTTTGGGGGTATTAGGAGCCTCTGGCAACGTGTTTGCCCTGGACCGCGCCATGGTAGCGGTGCTGGGAGTCGATCCGCTGAGCGTACCCACCGTGGCCCAGTCCCTACGGCTGGGAGTCTGCCCTGCCTGGGACGAAATCACGTTTCCGCTGCTCCCCCCCGACGAGCTGCGGGTGTTCGACTGGCGACTGCCCGCCGAACTCATGCCCATCGACTTTGGTATGCCGCGAGTGGTGAAGTCGACGTTTAAGCACCTCTATATTCGCTTCATCAAAGAGCCCATGACCGCCTACGCTGGTCGGCTGTAGGGGCATTGCCTGCAATGCCCCTACAAGCTGGCTACAACCAAGCAGGTTCCGTATAACCTACTCCGCCGGATCGAGTCGGCCCAGGCGGTTGGCCCCTGTCGGAGCCGGTCGCCCCTGCCTGGCCAGGATCGTTTGCTCTAGCACTTCGATGGCGCGGAGGAACTGAGCATCGGCCTCGGTACCGAGCAGGGCGGGGTTGCTAAATAGCTCGCGGCGCTGGCTATCGCTCAACTCGACCGGCACGTCGGGGGTAATGCCCCGGGTGCTGATGTCGGTACCGTTGGGGGTGTAGTAGTGGGCCACGGTAACGGTGAGGCCAGAGCCATCGGTGAGGCCGTGGAGCGACTGCACCAGGGCTTTACCGTAGGTGGTAGTGCCAACGACGGTAGCCCGGTTGTTGTCCCGCAGCGCCCCGGTCAAAATTTCGCTGGAGCTAGCCGATCGCCCGTCCACCAGCACCGTGAGGGGCAGATCGGTCAGCGCCGTGCGGTTGGCCGAAATGGCGCTGTCGTTGCCGCTGCGATCGAGGGTGCGGACAATGGGACCGTGCTGCAGCCACATGCGGCTGATGTCGATGCTGGCCAGCAGCAGCCCGCCGGGGTTGCCGCGCAAATCGAGCACAAACCCTTCGACCCCAGCCTCGCTCAGGTTGCGAATGGCGCTGGCCATCTGCGGAGCGGCATGGGCGTTGAACTCAATCAGGCGAATGTAGCCGATGGGGCGGCCCCCCACCGTTTTTTGCGAATATTCCACCGTGGGCAGATCCATCCGAGCCCGGGTGAGAATCACCGTGCGGGGAGCCCCACCGTTGCGGGAAACGGTCAGCGTCACCTGGGAACCTTCGTTGCCCCGCAGCTGCTGCAGCACCCCCTCCGCGGTCAGGCGCTCGGTACTCTGCCCATCGACCAGCAAAATGCGATCGCCCGTCGCAATGCCCGACTGCGCGGCCGGGGAACCCGGCGCCACGCTGGTCACCAGCACTGCCCCGGTTTGGCTATTGCGCTCCAGCCGCACCCCAATGCCCGAAATCTCCCCCGAGGTTTGCTCGGTGAGGTCAGCGTACTCAGCTG from Leptolyngbya sp. KIOST-1 carries:
- a CDS encoding S41 family peptidase, which produces MPISSFSRLLSRLTPSIQAVALVPLAFAATVTAEATFAATTLTELEDSPKVVVDEAWQIVNREYVDNNFNQVDWQAVRHDLLSREYTSQDAAYAALRAALRRLNDPYTRFLSPAEYADLTEQTSGEISGIGVRLERNSQTGAVLVTSVAPGSPAAQSGIATGDRILLVDGQSTERLTAEGVLQQLRGNEGSQVTLTVSRNGGAPRTVILTRARMDLPTVEYSQKTVGGRPIGYIRLIEFNAHAAPQMASAIRNLSEAGVEGFVLDLRGNPGGLLLASIDISRMWLQHGPIVRTLDRSGNDSAISANRTALTDLPLTVLVDGRSASSSEILTGALRDNNRATVVGTTTYGKALVQSLHGLTDGSGLTVTVAHYYTPNGTDISTRGITPDVPVELSDSQRRELFSNPALLGTEADAQFLRAIEVLEQTILARQGRPAPTGANRLGRLDPAE
- a CDS encoding DUF362 domain-containing protein, which encodes MAVPVSLIQAQSYDRDDLARALAQVLEPLGGMAAFVKPGDRVLLKPNLLTGSRPANECTTRPELVYAVAQQVQAAGGKPFLGDSPAFGSAYGVAKANGLLPLAQALDLPIVELHGQRYPTESPAFDHLRVSKEAMEADVVINLPKVKSHVQLTLTLGVKNLFGCVPGKMKAWWHMEAGKDVQRFGSMLVETARLIDPELTIVDGIVGHEGNGPSGGEPRALGVLGASGNVFALDRAMVAVLGVDPLSVPTVAQSLRLGVCPAWDEITFPLLPPDELRVFDWRLPAELMPIDFGMPRVVKSTFKHLYIRFIKEPMTAYAGRL